A single genomic interval of Staphylococcus hyicus harbors:
- a CDS encoding ABC transporter ATP-binding protein: MSNEYVLEVKDLKQYYPIKGGVFQRKIGEVKAVDGISFNVKKGQTVGLVGESGCGKSSAGRTILRLQNVTSGEIRFCGQDITKLRGKALREARKGFQMVFQDPYASLNPMQMVGDIVGEPIRNFYKKSQKEIEGEVKDLLLRVGLNEQAYYKYAHEFSGGQRQRVGIARALALKPKLIIADEPVSALDVSVQSQVLNIMDELQEEFGLSYLFIAHDLSVVKHVSDYICVMYLGHIVEQGPADDIYNHPQHPYTQSLISAIPEIKPGQKKERILLQGDLPSPSDPPKGCPFHTRCPVAKPECAQQKPAYRAVNNEHYAACILLEDEVMVK; this comes from the coding sequence TGTGGATGGCATCTCGTTTAATGTAAAAAAAGGCCAAACTGTAGGGCTTGTAGGGGAGTCAGGATGTGGTAAATCGTCTGCAGGACGGACGATATTACGTTTACAAAATGTGACATCAGGTGAAATACGTTTTTGTGGTCAAGATATTACGAAGCTTCGTGGTAAAGCACTTCGAGAAGCGCGTAAAGGATTTCAAATGGTCTTTCAAGATCCATATGCGTCATTAAATCCCATGCAAATGGTAGGTGATATTGTTGGAGAACCGATTCGGAATTTTTACAAAAAGTCACAAAAAGAGATTGAAGGTGAAGTAAAAGATTTATTGCTGCGTGTTGGATTAAATGAACAAGCATATTATAAATATGCGCATGAGTTTTCAGGTGGACAACGCCAACGTGTGGGGATTGCACGTGCGCTAGCGTTGAAGCCAAAATTAATTATTGCAGATGAGCCTGTGAGTGCATTGGATGTGTCCGTTCAGTCACAAGTGTTAAATATTATGGATGAACTACAAGAAGAATTTGGTTTGAGTTATTTATTTATCGCACATGATTTAAGTGTAGTGAAACATGTGAGTGATTATATATGTGTAATGTATTTAGGTCATATCGTTGAACAGGGACCAGCCGATGATATATATAATCATCCACAACATCCGTATACACAGTCTTTAATTTCAGCCATACCAGAAATTAAACCCGGTCAAAAGAAAGAACGAATATTGTTGCAAGGAGATTTGCCATCACCGAGTGACCCACCCAAAGGCTGTCCTTTTCATACGCGGTGTCCAGTTGCCAAGCCGGAATGTGCGCAACAGAAGCCTGCTTACCGCGCTGTGAATAACGAGCATTATGCAGCGTGTATTCTTTTAGAAGATGAGGTGATGGTGAAATGA
- the opp4B gene encoding oligopeptide ABC transporter permease → MTTLIIRRFLLMIPLLIGMSIVIFVLAKLQPGDAFTGQMDPKVDAKYYEEQREKLGLNDPIHVQYAKWGENVLKGELGDSIRYKRPVMDLIKERMPNTVLLGVVSIVITYLVAFPLGILSGRKPYSGLDYGVQFMNYLMLAIPSFVAGVFAIYIFAFQLGWFPFSGSVAIGLEEGSFEYYMSKLYHAILPGTVLGLLSTASYVQFLRNDIIENSRKDYIRTARAKGLSESTIYNKHILRNSVIPIVTFFGADVLSVFGGAVITETIFSYPGIGKLLIDSIGGKDYPLMMALLLFFSFLGLLANLISDITYSIVDPRIKSN, encoded by the coding sequence ATGACAACTTTAATTATTAGACGCTTTTTATTAATGATTCCACTATTAATTGGTATGTCAATCGTTATATTTGTTCTTGCTAAATTACAACCAGGGGATGCATTCACGGGTCAAATGGATCCTAAAGTAGATGCGAAATATTATGAAGAACAACGAGAAAAACTAGGTTTAAACGACCCGATTCATGTGCAATATGCAAAATGGGGAGAGAATGTTCTTAAAGGTGAACTCGGAGATTCTATACGTTATAAACGTCCAGTGATGGACTTAATTAAAGAACGTATGCCAAATACTGTGTTACTAGGTGTCGTAAGCATAGTCATTACTTACCTCGTTGCGTTTCCGCTTGGTATATTATCAGGACGTAAACCATACAGTGGTCTAGACTACGGTGTGCAATTTATGAATTATTTAATGCTTGCGATTCCATCATTCGTAGCAGGGGTTTTTGCCATCTATATTTTTGCATTTCAACTCGGCTGGTTCCCTTTTTCAGGATCTGTGGCGATAGGCCTTGAAGAAGGCTCATTTGAATATTATATGAGTAAGTTATATCATGCGATTTTGCCTGGGACAGTATTAGGGCTCTTGTCAACTGCAAGTTATGTTCAGTTTTTAAGAAATGATATTATCGAAAATTCACGTAAAGATTATATTCGTACAGCGCGTGCAAAAGGTCTTTCAGAATCAACAATATATAATAAGCATATTTTGCGTAATTCTGTCATACCTATTGTCACTTTCTTTGGTGCAGATGTACTGTCTGTCTTTGGTGGTGCAGTAATAACAGAAACTATTTTTTCTTACCCTGGAATTGGTAAGTTACTAATTGATTCCATAGGCGGTAAAGATTATCCACTTATGATGGCACTACTCCTATTTTTCTCATTTTTAGGTTTATTAGCAAATCTGATATCGGATATTACATATAGTATTGTAGATCCGAGAATTAAGAGTAATTAG